Proteins co-encoded in one Pseudomonadota bacterium genomic window:
- a CDS encoding Gfo/Idh/MocA family oxidoreductase, producing the protein MREIGIGLVGAGYMGKAHAVALHAVGAVFNTALRPRCEMIATRSEDGARAAAARLGFARSTGDWRTLVTDPKVEAVVIASMQDSHRAISEAAFALGKPVFCEKPLAENTDSAVAMAEAARASGVVNMIGFNYVRTPATQFVRQMLADGVIGSLHYLRIEHTEDFLADATLPANWRTEGMANGNLGDLAPHAFNCALALGGDIASLVADMQTVVTERGGVAVTNDDQAQCLCRFSSGAMGHILSSRVAHGRKMGYAYELHGSTGSIRFDGEDQNAVWLCRGDAPAAEAGFKKILTGPAHPDYLGFCQGPGHGTGYQDQIIIEQHDFLKAIEAGESLWPDFAHGLAVHRVGDAFIASSESRQWVDVTRGDAST; encoded by the coding sequence ATGCGTGAGATCGGCATCGGGCTCGTCGGAGCCGGCTACATGGGCAAGGCGCACGCGGTGGCCTTGCACGCGGTGGGTGCGGTGTTCAACACCGCGCTTCGGCCGCGGTGCGAAATGATCGCGACGCGCTCCGAGGACGGAGCGCGGGCTGCGGCGGCCCGTCTCGGTTTTGCCCGCAGCACCGGCGACTGGCGCACCCTGGTCACCGACCCGAAGGTGGAGGCGGTCGTGATTGCCTCGATGCAGGACAGCCACCGGGCCATCAGCGAGGCCGCCTTTGCACTCGGCAAGCCCGTGTTCTGCGAAAAACCGCTGGCCGAGAACACGGATTCGGCCGTCGCGATGGCAGAAGCGGCGCGTGCCAGCGGTGTGGTCAACATGATCGGCTTCAACTACGTGCGCACACCCGCAACCCAGTTCGTACGCCAGATGCTCGCCGACGGCGTGATCGGGTCGCTGCACTACCTGCGGATCGAGCACACCGAGGACTTTCTCGCCGACGCCACCTTGCCTGCCAACTGGCGCACCGAGGGCATGGCCAACGGCAACCTCGGTGATCTCGCACCGCACGCGTTCAATTGTGCACTGGCGCTCGGTGGCGACATTGCGTCGCTGGTGGCCGACATGCAGACCGTGGTCACCGAGCGCGGTGGTGTGGCGGTGACCAACGACGATCAGGCCCAGTGCCTCTGCCGGTTCAGCAGCGGCGCCATGGGGCACATCCTGTCCAGCCGCGTCGCGCACGGCCGCAAGATGGGCTACGCCTACGAGCTGCACGGCAGCACCGGCAGCATCCGCTTCGACGGCGAAGACCAGAACGCCGTGTGGTTGTGCCGCGGCGATGCGCCGGCGGCGGAGGCCGGTTTCAAGAAGATCCTCACAGGCCCGGCGCACCCCGACTACCTCGGCTTCTGCCAGGGGCCGGGACACGGCACCGGCTACCAGGACCAGATCATCATCGAACAACACGACTTCCTGAAGGCGATCGAGGCGGGCGAGAGCCTGTGGCCGGATTTTGCCCACGGGCTGGCCGTGCACCGGGTCGGCGACGCCTTCATCGCCTCCAGCGAGTCGCGCCAGTGGGTCGATGTCACGCGGGGAGATGCGAGTACATGA
- the iolB gene encoding 5-deoxy-glucuronate isomerase, whose product MSPLLVRPQPADADGCVHRVTPASASWTYVGFEVYHLGEGAVLHVESDTRERCLVILSGFADIAAGGESFAKLGERTDLADHSKPVSVYVPAGQSAHVVARGALALAVCSAPGGESGAYPVRLIAGDDVGYSVRGEGSNTRYIYDILPDRVDWAHSLLVVEVRTPSGNWSSYPPHRHDEDDLPNQSLLEETYYHRIFPSQGFAFQRVYTDDHSLDETLAIHDGDVVLVPRGYHPYGVPHGYEGYYLNVMAGPTRKWVFHNHPHHDWLIAP is encoded by the coding sequence GTGAGCCCGCTGTTAGTGCGACCGCAGCCCGCCGACGCAGACGGCTGCGTGCACCGCGTGACCCCGGCCTCGGCCAGCTGGACCTACGTCGGATTCGAGGTCTACCACCTCGGTGAGGGCGCCGTGCTCCACGTCGAGAGCGACACGCGCGAGCGTTGCCTGGTCATTCTGTCGGGTTTCGCCGACATCGCTGCCGGTGGCGAGTCCTTCGCCAAGCTCGGGGAACGCACGGACCTGGCCGACCACAGCAAGCCGGTGTCGGTCTACGTGCCGGCGGGGCAATCCGCGCACGTGGTCGCGCGCGGTGCGTTGGCCCTCGCGGTGTGCAGTGCGCCGGGGGGTGAGTCTGGCGCCTACCCGGTGCGGTTGATTGCGGGCGACGACGTCGGCTACTCGGTGCGCGGCGAGGGCAGCAACACGCGCTACATCTACGACATCCTGCCCGACCGCGTCGACTGGGCGCACAGCCTGCTCGTGGTCGAAGTGCGCACGCCGTCGGGCAACTGGAGCAGTTACCCACCGCACCGCCACGACGAAGACGATTTGCCGAACCAGTCCTTGCTCGAAGAAACCTACTACCACCGGATTTTTCCGTCACAGGGCTTTGCGTTCCAACGCGTCTACACGGACGACCACAGCCTCGACGAGACGCTCGCAATTCACGACGGCGACGTCGTCTTGGTGCCCCGCGGCTACCACCCCTACGGTGTGCCACACGGTTACGAGGGCTACTACCTCAACGTGATGGCTGGCCCGACCCGCAAATGGGTGTTCCACAACCACCCGCACCACGACTGGCTGATTGCACCGTGA
- the iolG gene encoding inositol 2-dehydrogenase, producing MSARFAVLGAGRIGQVHARAVASSAVASLVAVADAVPAAAASLSEQYGCRVGEVDALIAAPDVDAVIICTPTDTHADLIESAARAGKAIFCEKPIDLDADRVRACLGVVADTHARLMVGFNRRFDPHFAALKAAVDAGEIGEVEQVVITSRDPAAPPLEYIRRSGGLFRDMMIHDLDIARWVLGEEPVRVSAFGSVLTDPAIAGEDVDTATAMLSTASGKQAVITNSRRASYGYDQRVEVHGSTGMLRFGNPRNSLVEHAAAGGYTREPLQDFFMARYVEAYANELTRFVAWVAGDDVTVPTGEDGLRALLLADAAAASVATGETQAVVQP from the coding sequence ATGAGTGCCAGATTTGCAGTATTGGGTGCGGGACGGATCGGCCAGGTGCATGCCCGTGCGGTCGCCAGCAGCGCAGTGGCGAGCCTGGTCGCGGTGGCTGATGCGGTGCCGGCAGCCGCGGCGTCGCTGAGCGAGCAGTACGGGTGCCGGGTGGGTGAAGTCGACGCGTTGATTGCGGCGCCAGACGTCGACGCGGTCATCATCTGCACCCCGACCGACACCCACGCCGACCTCATTGAGTCGGCGGCGCGCGCGGGCAAGGCGATCTTCTGCGAAAAGCCGATCGACCTCGACGCCGACCGGGTGCGTGCGTGCCTCGGCGTGGTGGCGGACACCCATGCGCGTTTGATGGTGGGTTTCAACCGCCGTTTCGATCCCCACTTTGCCGCGTTGAAAGCGGCCGTGGACGCCGGTGAGATCGGCGAGGTCGAGCAGGTGGTGATCACCTCGCGCGACCCGGCTGCGCCGCCGCTCGAGTACATCCGGCGCTCGGGCGGCCTGTTCCGCGACATGATGATCCACGATCTGGACATTGCGCGCTGGGTGCTCGGCGAGGAGCCGGTGCGCGTCAGTGCCTTTGGCTCGGTCCTGACCGATCCCGCCATCGCCGGTGAGGACGTCGACACGGCGACCGCCATGTTGTCCACGGCAAGCGGCAAGCAGGCCGTGATCACGAACTCGCGGCGCGCGAGTTACGGCTACGATCAGCGGGTGGAAGTGCACGGGAGCACCGGCATGCTGCGCTTCGGCAACCCGCGCAACTCCCTCGTTGAACACGCGGCGGCGGGCGGCTACACCCGCGAGCCGTTGCAGGACTTCTTCATGGCGCGCTACGTCGAGGCCTACGCCAACGAGCTCACGCGCTTCGTCGCCTGGGTAGCCGGCGACGACGTCACCGTGCCCACTGGTGAGGACGGCTTGCGGGCGTTGCTGCTCGCCGATGCCGCGGCGGCGTCCGTGGCCACGGGCGAAACCCAAGCGGTCGTGCAGCCGTGA
- a CDS encoding DUF1538 domain-containing protein: MENSQRIQLGVRDTLRIIWPYVKSNFNKQLQGIWFIVAYLIFFQLVILQLPIVFSLMIALGVLTVAVGLMFFMEGLRLGLMPLGEVIGSTLPKQSHMATILLFAFLLGLGATFAEPAIAVLKAAGKGVVPDDAPLLYSLLNDFSNELVLSVGVGVGLAVMLGVLRFFYAWPLKTLAIPAVGLLLVLSYFFNQNAVLSDVLGLAWDCGAVTTGPVTVPLVLALGIGVCRVVSGGSGDSSHSGFGIVTLASLFPILAVLLLALFHYGKQDYYGAANYAGQVQPAAVMASAEQPTAAPTATGAPVSNAEFESFLASGTLPEDHTIRFRGGSAVLVDGQIVLSEPDVIIEKQLERPFQVFGEETWDHSSPFVDRVQQSFIDALRAIVPLCVFLYVVLRLLLRKKLDESSDVGIGVVFALAGMTLFGLGIILGLTPLGSQLGGNIPLTFASIVPWGMSDYEQALFSPTAGKLAAIGFAFFLGYGATLAEPALNALGDTVEKITVGAFRKKLLMQSVAIGVGMGIAAGIVKMVFNLPLFWMLMPAYSLVLVLTWFAPHGFVNFGWDSAGVTTGPITVPLVLAMGLGIGGNVPGVSDGFGILALASVGPILTVLTVGLYTHHTQRAERELAEQASTTDAALELAESEATSS; encoded by the coding sequence GTGGAAAACAGCCAACGCATACAGCTCGGCGTGCGCGACACACTGCGCATCATCTGGCCCTACGTGAAGAGCAACTTCAACAAGCAGTTGCAGGGCATTTGGTTCATCGTCGCCTACCTCATTTTCTTCCAGCTGGTCATCCTGCAGCTGCCGATCGTGTTCTCGTTGATGATCGCGCTCGGTGTGCTGACCGTCGCCGTGGGTTTGATGTTCTTCATGGAGGGGCTGCGCCTGGGGTTGATGCCGCTCGGGGAGGTGATCGGCAGCACCTTGCCCAAGCAGAGCCACATGGCGACCATCCTGCTGTTCGCGTTCCTGCTCGGCCTCGGCGCGACCTTCGCCGAACCTGCCATTGCGGTGCTCAAGGCCGCCGGCAAGGGCGTGGTGCCGGACGACGCGCCCTTGCTCTACAGCCTGCTGAACGATTTTTCCAACGAGCTGGTCCTCTCCGTCGGGGTCGGGGTCGGTCTCGCCGTGATGCTCGGCGTGCTGCGTTTCTTCTATGCCTGGCCGCTGAAGACGCTCGCGATCCCAGCCGTCGGCCTGCTGCTGGTGCTGTCGTACTTCTTCAATCAGAACGCGGTGCTTTCGGACGTGTTGGGGCTGGCATGGGACTGCGGCGCCGTCACCACCGGTCCGGTGACCGTGCCGCTGGTGCTCGCACTTGGCATCGGCGTGTGCCGCGTTGTCAGCGGCGGGTCCGGTGACAGCAGCCACTCGGGCTTCGGCATCGTCACCCTCGCCTCGCTGTTCCCGATTCTGGCCGTTCTGCTGCTCGCGCTGTTCCACTACGGCAAGCAGGACTACTACGGGGCCGCGAACTACGCGGGCCAGGTGCAACCGGCTGCGGTCATGGCATCCGCCGAGCAACCCACAGCCGCCCCCACCGCCACAGGCGCCCCGGTCTCGAACGCGGAATTCGAATCGTTTCTCGCCAGCGGCACCCTGCCCGAAGATCACACCATCCGCTTTCGCGGCGGCAGCGCGGTGTTGGTTGACGGGCAGATCGTGTTGTCGGAGCCTGACGTGATCATCGAGAAGCAGCTCGAGCGCCCGTTTCAGGTGTTCGGCGAGGAAACCTGGGACCACTCCAGTCCCTTCGTCGACCGGGTGCAGCAGTCGTTCATCGACGCGTTGCGCGCCATCGTGCCCCTGTGTGTGTTCCTCTACGTGGTACTCCGCCTGTTGCTCCGCAAGAAGCTCGACGAAAGCAGCGACGTCGGCATCGGTGTCGTGTTCGCACTGGCCGGCATGACACTCTTCGGCCTCGGCATCATCCTGGGCCTGACACCGCTCGGCAGCCAGCTCGGCGGCAACATCCCGCTCACGTTTGCCAGCATCGTCCCCTGGGGCATGTCCGACTACGAGCAGGCGCTGTTCAGCCCGACAGCGGGCAAACTCGCGGCAATCGGATTCGCATTCTTTCTCGGCTACGGCGCGACGCTCGCCGAGCCCGCACTGAACGCTCTCGGCGACACGGTTGAAAAAATCACCGTCGGCGCTTTCCGCAAGAAACTCCTGATGCAGAGCGTGGCGATCGGGGTCGGCATGGGTATCGCCGCCGGCATCGTCAAGATGGTGTTCAACCTCCCGCTGTTCTGGATGTTGATGCCGGCCTACTCCCTCGTGCTCGTGCTGACCTGGTTTGCACCGCACGGCTTCGTCAACTTCGGCTGGGACAGCGCCGGTGTCACAACCGGGCCCATCACCGTGCCGTTGGTGCTGGCCATGGGCCTCGGCATCGGCGGCAACGTGCCCGGCGTCAGCGACGGCTTCGGCATCCTCGCGCTGGCCTCGGTCGGCCCGATTCTGACGGTGCTGACGGTCGGGCTCTACACCCACCACACACAACGCGCCGAGCGCGAACTCGCCGAGCAGGCCAGCACCACCGACGCCGCGCTCGAACTTGCCGAATCGGAGGCCACGTCATCATGA
- a CDS encoding dienelactone hydrolase family protein, protein MSSVLDQPPQHAVDSEDLEIDQRVYDLYDLYCHGYISRREFLKRASAITVAGVSGLTMAQALFPRYAQAQTISFTDERMKANYVSYPSPGGNGAEMRGYLAVPSTEGPYPAVLVVHENRGLNPYIEDVARRLAVEGFLALAPDALSPVGGYPGNDDDGRALQKSLDRAKIMIDMHNSATFLQSHALSTGKLGAVGFCFGGGVVNFLATKMGDDFHAGVPFYGSAPPAENVAAISAPLMIQAAENDDRINAQWPAFEAALQAAGVDFERHLYPGTGHGFHNNSTRRYNAAAADLAWERTLAFFRTHLSG, encoded by the coding sequence ATGTCATCCGTACTCGATCAACCGCCGCAACACGCCGTCGACAGTGAAGATCTCGAAATCGATCAACGGGTTTACGACCTCTACGATTTGTACTGTCATGGCTACATCAGTCGCCGTGAGTTCCTCAAGCGTGCCAGTGCCATCACCGTTGCGGGTGTCTCGGGCCTGACCATGGCGCAAGCGCTGTTCCCGCGTTACGCCCAGGCCCAGACGATCTCGTTCACCGACGAGCGTATGAAGGCGAACTACGTCAGCTACCCGTCACCGGGCGGCAATGGCGCGGAGATGCGCGGTTACCTGGCGGTCCCGAGCACCGAGGGACCGTATCCGGCTGTGCTGGTCGTGCACGAAAACCGCGGACTCAACCCCTACATCGAGGACGTCGCACGGCGCCTCGCGGTTGAAGGCTTTCTCGCGCTGGCGCCGGACGCGCTCTCGCCGGTCGGAGGCTACCCCGGCAACGACGACGATGGCCGTGCCCTGCAAAAGAGTCTGGACCGCGCCAAGATCATGATCGACATGCACAACAGCGCGACCTTTCTGCAGTCGCACGCGCTCTCGACCGGCAAGCTCGGCGCGGTGGGCTTCTGCTTCGGCGGCGGCGTGGTGAATTTTCTTGCGACCAAGATGGGCGACGACTTCCACGCGGGCGTGCCGTTCTACGGCAGTGCGCCGCCGGCGGAGAACGTCGCGGCGATCAGCGCGCCGTTGATGATTCAGGCGGCCGAGAACGACGACCGCATCAATGCCCAGTGGCCGGCCTTCGAAGCGGCGTTGCAGGCGGCTGGGGTCGACTTCGAACGCCACCTGTACCCGGGCACCGGTCACGGATTTCACAACAATTCCACGCGGCGCTACAACGCGGCAGCGGCCGATCTGGCGTGGGAGCGGACGCTGGCGTTTTTCCGCACGCACCTGAGCGGATAG
- the iolC gene encoding 5-dehydro-2-deoxygluconokinase, translating into MTALDLITLGRCGVDFYADQVGARLEDASRFSKYLGGSSTNIAACAARQGLRSGLITRVGDEHLGRFLREQLTREGVDTRCVRTDPSRPTAMVVLGIKDRDTFPLVFVRENCADMGLELSDLDPAFIGSAKCLLITGTHFSTERVHAVSTEALKIARARGVKTALDIDYRPVLWGLTSRGDGETRFIANDGVTAHLQGILPMLDLVIGTEEEVHIAGGSTDTLEALRAVRAVTDAIIVLKRGPFGATVFDGPIPDAIDDGITVSGVTVDVLNVLGAGDAFAAGFLRGWLNGEGYEAALTYANASGALVVSRHGCTPAMPTVPELAHYLAHAADIPRPDQDAALNQLHRVTTRVRRAPREQVVVLAFDHRAQFVEMCETAGVSTAHIPYLKRLLLQAAQAVVSEDGLQGQAGILCDDTFGQDVLNDASGRDWWIGRPVEVPHSRPIQLEGGSSIGSRLRHWPDEHIVKCLISYHPDDEPALRDRQEQQVLDLWAACQDSGHELLLEIIPPTGSGDVTDAVCRSVERFYGLGVFADWWKLPALSAAGYASVDALIAEHDPHCQGVVVLGLDAPIDELAAGFHASAGLERVKGFAVGRSIFGAPSRQWLANDMDDAGFVDAVAQNYRAVIAAWQKSRTSVVGAAV; encoded by the coding sequence GTGACAGCGCTCGACCTGATCACACTCGGCCGGTGCGGCGTGGATTTCTACGCCGACCAGGTCGGCGCCCGTCTGGAGGACGCCAGTCGCTTCTCGAAGTACCTCGGCGGTTCCTCGACCAACATCGCCGCCTGTGCCGCGCGACAAGGGCTCAGGAGTGGGTTGATCACGCGCGTCGGCGACGAACACCTTGGTCGCTTCCTGCGCGAGCAACTGACGCGCGAAGGGGTCGATACCCGCTGCGTGCGCACCGACCCGTCCCGCCCGACCGCGATGGTGGTGCTCGGCATCAAGGACCGCGACACCTTCCCCCTGGTGTTTGTGCGGGAGAACTGCGCCGACATGGGGCTCGAGCTGTCCGACCTCGACCCGGCGTTCATCGGGTCGGCCAAATGCCTCTTGATCACCGGCACGCATTTCTCGACCGAGCGCGTGCACGCGGTGTCGACTGAGGCGCTGAAGATCGCGCGTGCGCGCGGTGTGAAAACCGCGCTCGACATCGACTACCGGCCGGTGCTCTGGGGCCTGACCTCACGCGGCGACGGCGAGACCCGCTTCATCGCGAACGACGGCGTCACGGCGCATTTGCAAGGCATCCTGCCGATGCTGGACCTGGTCATCGGCACCGAGGAAGAAGTTCACATTGCCGGTGGCTCGACCGACACCCTCGAGGCGCTACGTGCCGTGCGGGCGGTGACTGACGCCATCATCGTGTTGAAGCGCGGCCCCTTTGGCGCAACCGTGTTTGATGGGCCCATCCCGGACGCGATCGACGACGGTATCACGGTGTCCGGTGTGACGGTCGACGTGCTCAACGTGCTCGGCGCCGGCGACGCGTTTGCGGCGGGGTTCCTCCGCGGCTGGCTGAACGGTGAAGGCTATGAAGCGGCATTGACCTACGCGAACGCCAGCGGTGCCCTGGTGGTCTCACGCCACGGGTGCACCCCGGCCATGCCGACGGTGCCGGAGTTGGCACACTATCTCGCGCACGCGGCCGATATCCCGCGGCCCGACCAGGACGCTGCGCTGAATCAGTTGCACCGCGTGACCACGCGTGTGCGCCGTGCGCCGCGCGAGCAGGTGGTGGTGCTCGCCTTTGATCACCGTGCGCAGTTTGTCGAGATGTGCGAGACCGCCGGTGTGAGCACAGCGCATATCCCGTACCTCAAGCGCTTGCTGCTGCAGGCGGCGCAGGCAGTTGTCAGCGAAGACGGGTTGCAGGGCCAGGCCGGAATCCTGTGCGATGACACCTTTGGTCAGGACGTGTTGAACGACGCCTCCGGCCGTGACTGGTGGATCGGGCGCCCGGTCGAGGTGCCGCACTCGCGCCCGATCCAGCTCGAAGGTGGCAGCAGCATCGGCTCACGCCTGCGGCATTGGCCCGACGAACACATCGTCAAATGCCTGATCAGCTACCACCCTGACGACGAACCCGCGTTGCGCGACCGCCAGGAACAACAGGTGCTCGACCTCTGGGCTGCGTGCCAGGACAGCGGCCACGAGCTGCTGCTCGAAATCATCCCGCCCACCGGGTCGGGGGACGTCACCGACGCCGTCTGCCGCAGCGTCGAGCGGTTCTACGGTCTCGGCGTGTTTGCGGATTGGTGGAAGCTGCCTGCACTGAGTGCGGCAGGCTACGCCAGCGTCGATGCGTTGATTGCCGAGCACGATCCCCACTGCCAGGGTGTCGTCGTGCTGGGTCTGGACGCGCCGATCGACGAACTGGCCGCCGGCTTCCACGCATCGGCGGGGCTCGAACGCGTCAAAGGCTTCGCCGTTGGTCGAAGCATCTTTGGCGCGCCGTCCAGGCAATGGCTTGCAAACGACATGGACGATGCGGGTTTTGTGGACGCCGTGGCGCAGAACTACCGTGCCGTGATCGCCGCCTGGCAAAAAAGCCGCACATCGGTTGTGGGAGCCGCCGTGTGA
- a CDS encoding DUF6428 family protein has translation MAPHRVTLGDLADAAHAEPALRVRFTAPAGPIPLGFHLTEFKRNTVDSIDCGGVVNRWQEAAVELLGDTTGRAMVASTLSAILETTVNALPGIEALPLLIEYAPHDATVQRFEVALATVEGDELVVTLRDTHGECKANTRALSSGTACCAPGCCGQ, from the coding sequence ATGGCACCACACCGCGTCACCCTCGGTGACCTCGCCGACGCTGCCCATGCGGAACCGGCGCTCAGGGTCCGCTTCACGGCACCCGCCGGACCCATACCCCTCGGCTTTCACTTGACCGAGTTCAAGCGCAACACCGTCGACAGCATCGATTGCGGCGGCGTGGTGAACCGCTGGCAGGAGGCCGCAGTCGAGTTGCTTGGCGACACGACTGGCCGGGCCATGGTCGCGTCGACGCTATCGGCTATCCTCGAAACCACGGTCAACGCCCTACCGGGCATCGAAGCACTGCCGCTGCTGATCGAGTACGCACCGCACGACGCCACAGTGCAACGTTTCGAGGTTGCCCTGGCCACCGTGGAGGGCGACGAACTGGTGGTGACCTTGCGTGACACTCACGGGGAATGCAAAGCAAACACCCGTGCGCTGTCGTCGGGCACGGCGTGCTGTGCACCGGGCTGTTGCGGTCAGTGA
- the iolD gene encoding 3D-(3,5/4)-trihydroxycyclohexane-1,2-dione acylhydrolase (decyclizing), translating to MATITLTTAQALTRFLTAQQVQTENGVEPLFAGLWAIFGHGNVPALGEALHAVRQQLPTYRGHNEQSMAHAAIAYAKQMRRQRMMAVSSSIGPGATNLVTAAAVAHVNRLPVLFLPGDTFTNRRPDPVLQQVEHGGDPNITANDCLRPVSRYFDRITKPEQLVTALPAAMAVLTDPELCGPATLCLPQDAQAETAEFPAWLFEPVVHHLERQMPDATRLARAVELIRGAERPVLVAGGGVHYSFAVEALRSFARDHQVPVVETSAGKGALHHADPMNAGGVGVVGASSANALVRDADLIVTVGTRLSDFTTGSRTVVSSGVPQININVAQLDARKHNATPLRGDARCTLEALDSALAGWQSSGAWVDRVAQEKAAWSAEVSDATAPGDGLPSDAQVTAVIAAAADPERDVLVVAAGSMPAEGVKVWPTGHSAGYHSEYGFSCMGYEIPAGIGVKMASPASEVFVVVGDGSYLMLNSEIASSVALDQKITLVILDNRGFGCINRLQNACGQDPFNNLLDDGTEGNTPKVDFAAHARALGATAEHVSSLDGLAEALQRARAAAGSYAICIDTNPVDSTGGGSWWQVGIPAVSERSSVTEARATWQDEGAKSQPY from the coding sequence ATGGCCACAATCACACTCACCACCGCGCAGGCGCTCACCCGGTTCTTGACAGCGCAACAGGTGCAAACGGAAAACGGTGTTGAGCCACTGTTCGCGGGGCTCTGGGCAATTTTCGGCCACGGCAACGTGCCGGCGTTGGGCGAGGCCTTGCACGCGGTGCGACAACAACTGCCAACGTACCGTGGCCACAACGAACAGTCGATGGCCCACGCAGCGATCGCCTACGCGAAACAGATGCGGCGCCAGCGCATGATGGCGGTGTCGAGCTCGATCGGGCCCGGTGCCACCAACCTCGTGACGGCGGCGGCGGTCGCGCATGTGAACCGTCTGCCGGTCCTGTTTCTGCCGGGTGACACCTTCACGAACCGCAGGCCCGACCCGGTGTTGCAACAGGTCGAGCACGGTGGCGACCCGAACATCACGGCCAACGACTGCCTCCGGCCCGTGTCACGCTACTTCGACCGCATCACCAAACCCGAACAGCTGGTCACGGCGCTGCCCGCGGCCATGGCGGTGTTGACCGACCCGGAGCTGTGCGGGCCGGCGACGCTCTGCTTGCCGCAGGACGCACAGGCCGAGACGGCCGAGTTTCCGGCGTGGCTGTTCGAGCCCGTGGTGCACCACCTCGAGCGGCAGATGCCCGATGCGACGCGGCTGGCGCGTGCCGTCGAGCTGATTCGGGGCGCGGAGCGGCCCGTGCTGGTCGCCGGTGGCGGTGTGCACTACAGCTTTGCCGTGGAGGCCCTGCGCAGCTTTGCGCGTGACCACCAGGTGCCTGTGGTCGAAACCTCGGCCGGCAAGGGCGCGCTGCACCACGCCGACCCGATGAATGCCGGGGGCGTGGGTGTGGTGGGTGCAAGTTCGGCCAACGCGTTGGTGCGCGACGCCGACCTCATTGTCACCGTGGGCACGCGGCTCTCGGATTTCACCACCGGCTCCCGCACCGTGGTCTCAAGCGGTGTGCCGCAGATCAACATCAACGTTGCGCAACTCGACGCGCGCAAGCACAACGCGACGCCGCTTCGCGGCGACGCACGGTGCACCCTGGAAGCGCTGGACAGCGCGCTGGCCGGCTGGCAGTCGAGTGGTGCTTGGGTGGACCGTGTGGCGCAGGAGAAAGCGGCCTGGTCCGCGGAAGTCAGCGACGCCACGGCACCGGGTGACGGGCTGCCATCGGATGCCCAGGTGACGGCCGTGATCGCTGCCGCGGCCGACCCGGAGCGTGACGTGCTCGTCGTTGCCGCCGGTTCCATGCCGGCCGAGGGCGTCAAGGTCTGGCCGACCGGGCACAGCGCCGGCTACCACAGCGAGTACGGTTTCTCCTGCATGGGGTACGAGATTCCAGCCGGTATCGGCGTGAAAATGGCGTCCCCCGCGAGCGAGGTGTTCGTAGTCGTGGGGGACGGCAGCTACCTCATGCTGAACTCCGAAATCGCAAGCTCGGTGGCGCTCGATCAGAAAATCACCCTTGTGATCCTCGACAACCGCGGCTTTGGCTGCATCAACCGCTTGCAGAACGCCTGCGGCCAGGACCCGTTCAACAACCTGCTTGACGATGGCACCGAGGGCAACACACCCAAAGTCGATTTTGCCGCCCACGCACGGGCGCTGGGCGCGACGGCGGAGCACGTGTCCTCACTCGATGGGCTCGCCGAGGCGCTGCAACGGGCACGCGCGGCGGCCGGCAGCTACGCCATCTGCATCGACACCAACCCGGTGGATTCGACCGGCGGCGGCAGTTGGTGGCAGGTCGGCATCCCGGCCGTCAGCGAGCGCAGCAGCGTGACCGAGGCCAGGGCGACGTGGCAGGATGAGGGCGCCAAGTCGCAACCCTACTGA